The Mycoplasmopsis equigenitalium genome contains a region encoding:
- a CDS encoding OppA family ABC transporter substrate-binding lipoprotein: MRKSKLIWIISPIILLPFVTSCSSKFVAKDIYIIEKNESNPNYNKPMISTGEFAYRDSLHDSLTGNYLMRYKYIGTSKYDSLNRYFSSVSAKYLTFGLVKKINIYDGTNTFEFNADDDKQWSDVDPVEKHLIKKDSTAGYLNSTYKLDSKNDNSINSKKFLESLKIAKRIDFVLKDNLYYFDYLGNKTNKKILGTHFYNSLEASKLTNKQLNYLKLVGFKNSILDKKNFNATSFSFELENVTNPEMFLNELINNKAFSAIFQQKNKKNIELSEILYAGSYAMKTNDLNRIEYVSINNDSKIKKVIIKYNSAGEIDLQTHRIHLLNAYEQGLITSQKINIFDNFQQQDLLYKNDAGTHKLNIIKTQNDQSKILLFSDNPNFKNATFNNNYAVMMYGKNYQNHIDYDNFYNKTGLIFRNNITQIINKFTLTYTYNKTQYYDNFINPEALISNNKNSNYTNIKSAIAHIDKNKLLIFENEKTIQDEEYFSEENRKHYYSEGAVKDIYAQFKSQKYEEIKKSINNLLNHVFTSNKWNDSQIIKFDIPLLQSIDQKYISILNELLNDIDQRMKINVKVEKNPENLVKMGYNLFNSNDKNTISYLSSLLTSKQNNLFLNLLHLDNEINKNFNHLNTFKEYLFKKLNLPDTGPTGLEQLNIDEIFAQISAKNKAKEISILMESTVIAFHNENSYYDIILLINDIKNSYAAPYRIDHQINLELFNYELIQPYLLKPTRDDELVYFEDIKIL, encoded by the coding sequence ATGCGCAAAAGTAAATTAATTTGAATAATCAGCCCCATTATACTTCTTCCTTTTGTAACTTCGTGTAGTAGCAAATTCGTGGCTAAAGATATTTATATAATCGAAAAAAACGAAAGTAACCCAAACTATAACAAACCAATGATTTCGACGGGTGAGTTTGCTTATCGTGATTCACTTCATGACTCGCTAACAGGAAATTATTTAATGCGTTACAAATATATTGGTACTTCAAAATACGATTCTCTGAACCGATATTTTTCTTCAGTTTCAGCTAAATATTTAACATTTGGTCTAGTTAAAAAAATTAATATTTATGATGGCACAAATACATTTGAATTTAATGCTGATGATGATAAACAATGAAGTGACGTAGATCCAGTCGAAAAGCATTTAATTAAAAAAGATAGTACAGCAGGTTATTTAAATTCGACTTATAAATTAGATTCGAAGAATGATAACTCAATAAATTCTAAGAAGTTTCTTGAAAGTCTAAAAATAGCAAAAAGAATCGATTTTGTTTTAAAAGATAATTTATATTATTTCGACTATTTAGGAAACAAAACTAACAAAAAAATTTTAGGTACACACTTTTACAATTCTTTAGAAGCTAGTAAATTAACAAATAAACAGTTAAACTATTTAAAATTGGTTGGATTTAAAAACTCGATTCTTGATAAAAAAAACTTTAATGCTACATCTTTTTCATTTGAGTTGGAAAACGTCACAAACCCCGAAATGTTCTTAAACGAACTAATAAATAACAAAGCATTTTCGGCTATTTTTCAACAAAAAAACAAGAAAAACATTGAATTATCTGAAATTTTGTATGCCGGTTCTTATGCGATGAAGACTAACGACTTAAATCGAATCGAATATGTTTCAATTAATAATGATTCGAAAATTAAAAAAGTAATTATTAAATATAACTCAGCCGGTGAAATCGATTTACAAACACATCGAATTCATTTGCTAAATGCTTATGAACAAGGGTTAATTACATCACAAAAAATCAATATTTTCGACAACTTCCAACAACAAGATTTGCTTTACAAAAATGATGCTGGTACACATAAATTAAACATTATTAAAACACAAAATGACCAATCAAAAATATTATTGTTTAGTGATAACCCTAATTTTAAAAACGCCACCTTTAACAATAATTATGCCGTTATGATGTATGGTAAAAATTATCAAAATCATATTGACTATGATAATTTTTACAACAAAACTGGCCTTATTTTCCGTAATAACATCACACAAATTATTAATAAATTTACCCTAACATACACTTATAATAAGACGCAATATTATGATAATTTCATTAATCCTGAAGCATTAATTTCTAATAATAAAAATAGTAATTACACCAACATAAAATCCGCCATTGCTCACATTGATAAAAATAAATTATTAATTTTTGAAAATGAAAAAACAATCCAGGATGAAGAATATTTTTCTGAAGAAAATCGTAAACATTATTATTCTGAAGGTGCTGTTAAAGATATATATGCTCAATTTAAATCACAAAAATATGAAGAAATCAAAAAAAGCATCAACAACCTACTAAACCACGTCTTTACAAGTAACAAATGAAACGATTCACAAATCATTAAATTTGACATACCTCTTTTACAAAGTATTGACCAAAAATACATCTCTATTCTTAATGAGCTTCTTAACGATATTGATCAACGTATGAAAATTAATGTAAAGGTTGAAAAGAATCCAGAAAATCTTGTTAAAATGGGCTATAACTTGTTTAATTCAAATGACAAAAACACCATTTCTTATTTAAGTTCGCTTCTTACATCAAAACAAAATAATTTATTTTTAAATCTTCTCCATCTAGATAACGAAATAAATAAAAACTTTAATCACCTTAATACATTTAAAGAATATTTATTCAAAAAATTAAATCTTCCAGATACTGGACCAACCGGTCTAGAACAACTAAATATTGATGAAATCTTTGCGCAAATTTCCGCTAAAAACAAAGCAAAAGAAATTAGTATTTTAATGGAGTCAACTGTCATCGCATTCCATAATGAAAATTCGTATTATGATATAATTCTTTTGATTAATGATATAAAAAATTCTTATGCTGCACCTTATAGAATTGATCATCAAATAAATCTTGAATTATTTAATTATGAATTGATTCAACCATATTTATTGAAACCTACAAGAGATGATGAACTTGTATATTTTGAAGATATAAAAATTTTGTAG
- a CDS encoding ABC transporter permease subunit: MYIESYYGSIFNTMVSLLLPILILVITILPLGISINYQILNKIIIGDYYKMAKANGANNMQLFVKVILKNWVIEYFEKVIYIYIYLLSYSMIIERFFYIPGQSFLFQYLGNPEYFALLMYSILLNIVIISLIKALAELIIFICEPQKQYYNIINWKVICKKLKMLRKA, from the coding sequence ATGTATATCGAGTCATATTACGGAAGTATCTTCAACACAATGGTTTCGCTCTTGTTACCAATTTTAATTTTAGTAATTACCATTCTACCTTTAGGAATAAGTATCAACTACCAAATTCTAAATAAAATAATTATTGGCGACTATTATAAAATGGCAAAAGCCAATGGCGCGAACAATATGCAGTTATTTGTAAAAGTAATCCTTAAAAACTGAGTGATCGAATATTTTGAAAAAGTAATATATATTTACATTTATTTACTTAGCTACTCGATGATCATTGAACGTTTCTTTTACATACCAGGGCAATCATTCCTATTCCAATACCTTGGAAATCCCGAATACTTTGCTCTATTAATGTATTCAATTCTTTTAAATATTGTAATTATTTCCCTCATAAAAGCATTAGCTGAATTAATCATTTTTATTTGTGAACCACAGAAACAATACTACAATATTATTAATTGAAAGGTAATATGCAAAAAATTAAAAATGTTGAGAAAAGCCTAA
- a CDS encoding ROK family protein, translated as MKNVCVDIGGTNIRIALFENDKIVAKEKYPISHKDYKIAMNQIIAFCEKYNALKLAICFPGIADYDTGTILKATNLPEWENISLKSYLYNNSKITEIICTRDSSAMALANHFYFKQNINNITQFFTISTGFGAGLIMNNKIYEGANKKAQIVYKAPWSSVDGITEIGKICSGNGMSNYAKYLDQNWTSKEIFNNYKSLPIAKQIINYAIEALSKAICSSAVLINPNLFVFGGAIARENKWFIDAAINKAKSFLDPVNYQNVNFKTEELNDDSALIGLNHLLNK; from the coding sequence ATGAAAAATGTTTGTGTTGATATTGGAGGTACTAACATCCGAATAGCCCTTTTCGAAAATGATAAAATAGTCGCAAAAGAAAAATATCCCATTAGTCATAAAGATTATAAGATTGCAATGAATCAAATCATTGCCTTTTGTGAAAAATATAACGCACTGAAATTAGCGATTTGTTTTCCAGGTATCGCCGATTATGATACGGGCACAATTTTAAAAGCTACAAATCTTCCAGAATGAGAAAACATTAGCCTAAAATCATACCTTTATAATAATTCTAAAATTACTGAAATAATTTGCACAAGAGATAGCAGCGCAATGGCGCTTGCAAACCATTTTTATTTCAAACAAAATATAAATAATATTACGCAGTTTTTTACAATTAGTACTGGGTTTGGCGCCGGACTAATTATGAATAACAAAATTTATGAAGGGGCAAATAAAAAGGCACAAATTGTCTATAAGGCACCTTGATCATCGGTTGATGGAATTACCGAAATTGGTAAAATTTGTTCGGGTAATGGAATGTCTAATTATGCAAAATATCTTGACCAAAACTGAACTAGTAAAGAAATATTTAACAATTACAAATCACTTCCAATCGCAAAACAAATCATCAATTACGCTATAGAAGCCCTTAGTAAAGCTATCTGTTCAAGCGCTGTTCTAATTAATCCTAATTTATTTGTTTTTGGTGGTGCAATTGCTCGTGAAAATAAATGATTTATTGATGCGGCAATTAATAAAGCAAAATCGTTTTTAGACCCAGTTAACTATCAAAATGTAAACTTTAAAACTGAAGAACTAAATGACGATTCTGCTTTAATTGGCCTTAATCATTTATTAAATAAATAA
- a CDS encoding MupG family TIM beta-alpha barrel fold protein: protein MPVNYSLFISNIDKYYDQLPNATGKNVCIFTSFHIEEEMGKITKQDIFNLCQKLKQKGYKIISDVSVKNLEFFGDDFFEYLSKNKLVDWFRIDYGFTIDELIKLSKLTPLCINGTGFKVSDLEKYKKHKVKVIAMHNYYPRPETGLDLAFFNETNKQLQKFGIDILAFISTDLEKRGPIFKGLPTIEEYRYLPPYVAYVLLTENSKITNIFVGDGIISQKQNELINQYDENQIITLPLVDVKDENLLDKVFTIRHDSPATLLRLAESRVFSRKGVDIAPANNNQPRPKGTITIDNIKYSRYTGEMQITKSDYPADDKVNVIAKIQPEYIKLLDVVTRDRKVRFIKEVE, encoded by the coding sequence ATGCCAGTAAACTATTCACTTTTTATTAGTAATATCGACAAATATTATGATCAACTACCAAATGCCACAGGCAAAAATGTATGTATTTTTACTTCGTTTCACATTGAAGAAGAAATGGGAAAAATTACTAAACAAGACATTTTTAATTTATGCCAAAAGCTAAAACAAAAAGGTTACAAAATTATTTCTGATGTCTCTGTTAAAAACTTAGAATTCTTTGGAGATGATTTTTTTGAGTACTTAAGTAAGAATAAACTTGTTGATTGATTCCGGATTGACTATGGTTTTACAATTGATGAATTAATTAAACTATCAAAACTAACCCCACTTTGTATTAATGGAACCGGGTTTAAAGTTTCTGATTTAGAAAAATATAAAAAACACAAAGTGAAGGTTATCGCAATGCATAACTATTATCCACGTCCAGAAACCGGCTTAGATTTAGCTTTCTTTAACGAAACCAATAAACAATTGCAAAAATTCGGAATAGATATTCTAGCTTTCATTAGTACTGATTTAGAAAAACGTGGTCCAATTTTTAAAGGATTACCAACAATTGAAGAATATCGCTACTTGCCACCTTATGTTGCTTATGTATTACTTACAGAAAATTCAAAAATTACCAACATCTTCGTTGGTGATGGCATTATTAGTCAAAAACAAAATGAATTAATCAATCAATATGATGAAAACCAAATAATAACTTTACCACTTGTAGATGTAAAGGACGAGAATCTATTGGATAAGGTTTTTACCATTCGCCATGATTCGCCCGCTACCTTACTTCGTCTAGCGGAAAGCAGAGTATTCTCACGTAAGGGCGTTGATATTGCTCCCGCAAACAATAATCAACCACGCCCTAAGGGCACAATTACTATTGACAACATTAAATACAGCCGTTATACCGGTGAAATGCAAATCACCAAAAGCGATTATCCCGCCGATGATAAGGTTAATGTAATTGCAAAAATCCAACCTGAATACATTAAACTTTTAGATGTTGTTACCAGGGATCGAAAAGTACGATTTATAAAAGAGGTCGAATAA
- the uvrB gene encoding excinuclease ABC subunit UvrB encodes MTTNNKFKLVSNYKPSGDQITAIKSVVNNLKTNTKDQVLKGVTGSGKTFTMANIIASQNKPALIMSHNKTLASQLYNDIKNFFPENKVEYYVSNFEFYIPEAYNPKTQTYNDKSSSVNEQLDAMRMSTISSLLTRNDTIVVASVACIYGTLDPREYGSNVFMLSVGQELKIKNLAANLVAVGFTRNKLEQSFGSFIVKGDIIEIVPGHDNSFLIQISMFGDTIESIKEIDITTKNTIKSYKNYRIFPASSYTVQKPKIKEVIGKIEQELFKTHEKFTSENELIKAQRIDERTRKDLEDMLETGFCKGMENYSRYFDGRQPGEKPYTLLDYFPKDALLIIDESHISIGQLNGMYGGDHTRKQNLVDFGYRLPSALDNRPLRFEEFNEYDFNRIYVSATPQEYEIDKSLGVMTEMVIRPTGLVDPEIKVLKTKDQIQVIYDELKKQEANNERTFIVTTTIKASEELASYLRNKGLKVEYMHGEHDAIQRHEILRKLRLGKIDTVIGINLLKEGIDIPEVSLIIILDADATSFTRSTTSLIQIVGRAARNKNGRVIMFADKITTNIKECMADNKRKREMQLAYNLKHNIVPETIIKPIAPSLTTADISEAIKLASNMKLKNDSKEIIDNAIKELKKRMEQAAKKRDYETAMLCRDQILDLGGELD; translated from the coding sequence ATGACAACAAATAACAAATTCAAATTAGTATCAAATTATAAGCCAAGCGGGGATCAGATTACTGCCATAAAATCTGTTGTAAACAATCTTAAAACTAATACAAAAGATCAAGTTTTAAAGGGTGTTACTGGAAGTGGAAAAACTTTTACAATGGCAAATATTATTGCTTCGCAAAACAAGCCAGCACTAATTATGTCGCACAACAAAACCCTAGCATCACAGCTTTATAATGATATTAAAAATTTCTTCCCAGAAAACAAGGTTGAGTACTACGTATCCAACTTTGAATTTTATATTCCTGAAGCATATAATCCTAAAACTCAAACTTACAATGATAAATCTTCAAGTGTTAACGAACAACTTGATGCAATGCGTATGTCAACAATTAGTTCGCTTTTAACTCGCAATGATACTATTGTTGTTGCTAGTGTTGCCTGCATTTACGGAACGCTCGATCCACGAGAGTACGGTAGCAATGTTTTTATGCTTAGCGTAGGACAAGAACTTAAAATCAAAAACCTTGCTGCTAATTTGGTAGCAGTTGGTTTTACCAGAAATAAGCTCGAGCAATCATTTGGTAGTTTTATTGTCAAGGGTGATATTATCGAAATAGTTCCAGGTCATGATAATAGTTTTTTAATTCAAATCAGTATGTTTGGTGACACTATTGAATCGATTAAAGAAATAGATATCACTACAAAAAACACTATCAAATCTTATAAGAACTATCGAATTTTTCCTGCTTCTTCATATACAGTACAAAAACCAAAAATCAAAGAAGTAATTGGTAAAATTGAACAAGAATTATTCAAAACTCACGAAAAATTCACTTCAGAAAACGAACTTATCAAGGCGCAAAGAATCGATGAGCGGACAAGAAAAGATCTTGAGGATATGTTAGAAACTGGGTTTTGTAAAGGAATGGAAAATTATTCCCGTTATTTTGATGGAAGACAACCAGGCGAAAAACCATATACCTTACTTGATTATTTTCCAAAAGATGCATTATTAATTATTGACGAATCCCATATTTCAATTGGCCAACTCAATGGTATGTATGGGGGCGACCACACAAGAAAACAAAATTTGGTTGATTTTGGATATCGCTTACCAAGCGCGCTGGACAATCGTCCTTTGCGATTTGAAGAATTTAATGAATATGACTTTAATAGAATTTATGTTTCGGCAACGCCACAAGAATATGAAATTGATAAGTCGCTTGGTGTTATGACAGAAATGGTTATTCGACCAACAGGACTTGTTGACCCAGAAATCAAAGTTCTTAAAACCAAAGACCAAATTCAAGTCATTTATGATGAACTAAAAAAACAAGAGGCTAATAATGAACGAACTTTTATTGTAACAACCACAATTAAAGCATCAGAGGAACTTGCTAGCTATCTTAGAAACAAAGGCTTAAAAGTTGAATATATGCATGGTGAACACGACGCTATTCAACGTCACGAAATTTTAAGAAAACTTCGTTTAGGTAAAATCGATACTGTTATCGGAATCAATTTATTAAAAGAAGGGATTGATATTCCTGAAGTTAGTTTAATTATTATCCTTGATGCTGACGCAACTTCCTTCACCAGAAGCACAACTAGTTTAATCCAAATCGTGGGTAGGGCAGCAAGAAATAAGAATGGACGCGTCATTATGTTCGCTGATAAAATAACAACTAATATTAAAGAATGTATGGCTGACAATAAGCGTAAACGTGAAATGCAATTAGCCTACAATCTTAAGCATAACATTGTACCCGAAACTATTATTAAGCCTATCGCACCATCATTAACAACTGCTGATATTTCTGAAGCCATCAAATTGGCTTCAAATATGAAACTTAAAAATGATAGTAAAGAGATTATTGATAATGCTATTAAAGAACTAAAAAAACGAATGGAACAAGCGGCCAAAAAACGTGATTATGAAACCGCAATGCTTTGCCGCGATCAAATTCTTGATTTAGGTGGAGAACTAGATTAA
- a CDS encoding ABC transporter permease subunit, with protein sequence MQKIKNVEKSLMHLATKKATVHDQVIPISQTKRYWLRFFTNKTLLVSLIIFLICFAFIILSFFLYRANPNEPINNAYEMIRELPSELSPFKTKQLTQGDELNLFNELAKNYKDFVFIEKVPKTNLWNVAYNAYELTNDGSIVHILGTNASGIDIFARIIHTELSMLLLTLFATTIALFISTLLGIGVATLLRKQLSKFIYNLFGTFAIIPYLLLSVILFLIFKNSFINALLIFSSLSTIVLFTNAYNKTIWLLNQEFTNADIAAGFSKWNLMTKSFFKYVFNTQLILVIEHFSLIFMSYSAISIFSIDTDHNLLIGTTIKEALDLINTNPWYLITILIITTTFTFSFKFIAVGLNKTYDPQGENNAQK encoded by the coding sequence ATGCAAAAAATTAAAAATGTTGAGAAAAGCCTAATGCACTTGGCAACAAAAAAAGCCACAGTACATGACCAAGTTATTCCCATTAGTCAGACAAAAAGATACTGACTAAGATTTTTTACTAACAAAACATTACTTGTTTCTCTCATCATTTTCTTAATCTGCTTTGCCTTTATTATTCTTTCTTTTTTCTTATATCGCGCTAATCCCAATGAACCAATAAACAACGCTTACGAAATGATTAGAGAATTGCCTAGTGAATTATCACCTTTCAAAACCAAACAGCTTACTCAAGGTGACGAACTTAATTTGTTTAATGAACTCGCAAAAAATTATAAAGATTTCGTCTTTATTGAAAAAGTTCCTAAAACCAATCTTTGAAACGTAGCCTACAATGCTTACGAACTTACAAATGATGGTTCAATTGTCCACATTCTTGGAACAAATGCTAGCGGAATTGATATCTTCGCTCGTATTATTCACACCGAATTATCAATGTTATTGCTGACCTTATTCGCGACAACAATTGCGCTGTTTATCTCAACATTATTAGGAATAGGCGTAGCCACTTTACTTCGTAAACAACTTAGCAAATTCATTTACAATTTATTCGGTACATTTGCCATTATCCCTTACTTACTCCTGTCAGTTATCTTATTTCTAATATTTAAAAATAGTTTCATCAACGCCTTATTAATTTTTTCTAGCCTAAGTACAATTGTTTTATTTACCAATGCGTACAATAAAACAATTTGACTTTTAAATCAAGAATTCACTAATGCTGATATTGCTGCAGGTTTTAGTAAATGAAACCTTATGACAAAATCGTTTTTCAAATATGTTTTCAATACTCAATTAATTCTTGTTATTGAACATTTTTCATTAATTTTTATGTCATACAGTGCAATTTCAATTTTTAGCATTGATACGGATCACAATTTATTAATTGGTACAACTATTAAGGAGGCACTTGATTTAATCAATACAAACCCTTGATATTTAATAACAATTTTAATTATTACAACAACATTTACATTTAGTTTTAAATTTATTGCTGTAGGGTTGAATAAGACTTATGATCCACAAGGAGAAAATAATGCGCAAAAGTAA